In Leifsonia sp. PS1209, the genomic stretch GCTGTTCACCCCCACCCCGGACGGACACCGGGTCGCCGGGGATGCACGCGCCCGGCGCCACGCCTGGCTGGACGCGCAGCTCGCCGAACGCACACCCGCCGAGCGCGCGGCTCTCGCCGAAGCCGCCCGGGTGCTGTGGGAGATGGCGGAAGGATGAGTCCGTTCACGCTCTCCTCCCCCGTCACCGCGGAGGTCGAGGTGCGTCGCAGCCGTTTCATCGCGCTGGCAACGCCCGTCGCCGACCGGGAGGCCGCGCTGGCCGAGGTGGCACGGCTGCGCGCCGCGCATCCGGGAGCGAACCACGTCTGCTGGGCGCTGCTGGCGGGCGGGCACTCCGGGATGTCGGACGACGGAGAGCCGTCCGGCACGGCGGGGCGCCCCATCCTGGAGGTGCTGCGACACCACGACCTCGACGGCGTGCTCGGGGCGGTCGTGCGGTACTTCGGCGGGGTGAAGCTCGGAGCGGGCGGCCTGGTGCGCGCGTACACCGATGCCATCGCTGCCGCCCTGGTGGATGCGCCCGTCGTCGAGCGCGTGCCGGAGACGGTGCTCGTGGTGGCGGCCGAGTACGGCGACGCCGAGCGCGTGCGGCGCTGGGCGGACGGCGAAGGCTACGAGACCGGAGACGCGGAGTACGCAGAGGCGGTGCGGTTCACGCTGCGGCTGCCGACGTCACGGGCCGCAACAGCACGGGATGCGGTCCGCGACCTCACGCAGGGCCGCGCGGTGGTCGAGGGCTGACGGCCCCGCACCGCGACGCCCGAAACACCGAAGGGCCCGGTGCGATCGCTCGCACCGGGCCCTTCCGTTCACACTCTGCTGCTACTTGGCTGCAACCTCGGCCGGCTCCTTCGGAGCGGACTTCTTGGCCGGAGCCTTCTTCGGAGCGTCGACCGCAGGGGCCTCTGCCACTGCGGGCTTGGGACGGGCGGCGAACTCCTCGAAGACGGCACGCGGGTGCTGCGTCGCTGCGAGCGAGACGATGTCGCGTCCGAGCCAGAAGTTGTTCCACCAGCCCCACAGCACGCGCCACTTGCGCTCCCAGCTCGGCATCGCGAGGCCGTGGTATCCACGGTGCGCGAACCAGGCGGGGAGGCCCTTGATGGCGAGCTTGCCGGACTGGAACACTCCGACGCCGAGACCGAGGCCGGCGACAGCGCCCAGGTTCTTGTGGAAGTACTGGCGCGGGAGCTCGCCGCGGAGGTCCGCGATGATGTTCTTCGCGAGCAGCTTGCCCTGACGGACGGCGTGCTGGGCGTTCGGCACGCAGAAACCGCCGACGCCGCCGCCGGTGAGGTCGGGGACGGCCGAGACGTCGCCGGCGCCCCAGGCGTCCTTGATGATCTCGTCGTCGGAGCCGACGCGGAGGTCGGCGCGCACGCGGAGACGGCCGCGCTCCTCGATCGGGAGGTCGGTGTGGCGCACGATGGTGGGGTTCGCCATGACACCGGCGGTCCACACGATCAGGTCGGTCTCGAACTTCTCACCGGTCGACAGCTCGATGACGCCGTCGACGGCGCTCGCGAGCTGGGTGTCCAGGTGGATCTCCGCGCCGCGCTGGGCGAGGTTCTTGATCACCCAGTGGCTGGTCGGGAGCGACACCTCCGGCATGATGCGGCCCATCGCCTCGATGAGGTGGAAGTGCGTGTCCTCGAACGAGATCTGCGGGTAGTTCTTGAGCAGCGCGCTCGCGAACGAACGCAGCTCGGCGAACACCTCGATGCCGGCGAAGCCGCCGCCGACGACCACGAAGGTCAGCAGGCGGTCGCGCTCGGGGCCGGCGGGCAGGTTGGCCGCCTTGTCGAAGTTGGTGAGGACGCGGTCGCGGATGGCGACGGCCTCCTCGATGGTCTTGAGGCCGATGGCCTGGTCGGCGACGCCCGGGATCGGGAACGTGCGCGACACGGCGCCGGCGGTGACCACGACGATGTCGTACTCGAACTCGTACGCGTCGCCGATGGGCGGCTGGATGGTCGCCGTCTTCTTCGCGTGGTCGACGTACGTGACCTTGGCGGTGACGACGTTGGTCTTGGTGAGGTGGCGGCGGTGGGCGACCACCGCGTGGCGCGGCTCGATGGACCCGGCTGCGACCTCGGGAAGGAACGGCTGGTAGGTCATGTAGGGCAGCGGGTCGACAATAGTGACCTCTGCCTCCCCCTTGCGCAGCTGCTTCTCGAGCTTCCACGCAGTGTAGAAACCGGCGTATCCGCCGCCGACGATCAGGATTTTGGGCACAGTGGTGGGTCTCCTCAACACGAAAGTATTCAGTTAATCTACTCCCTGCTGCCCGTCGCTCTGAAATGCCGGAATGCGCCGACCCCGCCGAGGACCACGAGAGCGGCGAAACCGGTGATCAGACTGAACGGCAGCCAGAAGCCGGTGAGGGCCGTCCACTGCGGCCAGAGCAGCTGATCGACCCGCGCAGACGGGGCGGCGGGGAGGGCGTGCGGAGTGGCCGTCGTCGCCGGGACTTTGCCGGGCGCCGGGCTGGTGGGCACGTCCGCCCTGCGGTGGATGCGCACCCACTCGGAAAGGTCGCCCATCGGGTTGGCCGAGACGTGCGGCACCTTCGCGCTGACCGCGGCGGCCGCATCCAGGAGTCCGTAGCCGTAGATCGGGCTCGGCACGGTTCCCGGTGCAGCGCGGGCCGTCTTGATGAGCCGCTCGATCACATCCGGAGCCTTCAGCTCGGGATGCGCTGCCCTGATCAGCGCGACGGCTCCCGCCACCAGCGGGGTCGCCCCGCTGGTGCCCGCCCACTGCACGTAGCCGCCGCCCGGGCTCACCCCGACCAGCTGCTCGCTGGGCGCGGAGACGGCGATGGTGATGCCCTGCGACGACGCGTCGAAGCTCGCCTGCCCCTGCCGGTCGACCCCGGCGACGGCGACGACACCCGGGATGGTGGCGGGCGCGCCGACCTCGGTGGTGCCGCTCCCCCGGTTGCCCGCCGCCGCGACGACGACCACGTCGTGGTCGAACGCGTACTGGAACGCCTCGTCCCAGCTGGTCGGCCAGTCGAGCGTGTTCCTGGTGAGGGACATGTTGATGACCTTCGCGCCGTTGTCCACGGCCCAGCGCACGGCTGTCGCGATCTGCTCGTCGCTGCCGATGGCGCCGGAGGCGGAGCCGAGCGCGACGGACGCCGTCAGGATGCTCGCCTCGGGCGCGGCGCCGAGCACGCCGCTGTCCGGGCCGGCTCCCCGACCGGCGAGCAGCGACGCCACCCAGGTGCCGTGGTCGGCGGAGCCGGCGTCGCCGAGCGGCTTCTGCCCGTTCGCCGCCCCGACGCCGGACACGTCGGTGCCGCCGACGACCGCCCCGGCCAGGTCGCGCACGCTGCCGTCGACGCCGGTGTCGATCACCGCGACCTTGACGCCTGCGCCCTTGGTCGTCTTCCAAGCCTGGGTGAAGCCGTAGTCGGTCAGCCAGTATTCGAGGTCGCGCACCTGATCGGCGTGCGCGACGCTGGACGGCGCGACGGCGGCGGCCAGCCCGAGCAGTCCTGCCAGGGCGACGGCGGTCGCTGCGCGGCCGAGCCGGGTCATCCTGCGGTGTAGTCCTGGCACTCGCACACCTCGGGCGACCAGTCGGCGCGCGCGAGAGCGAGGTCGCCGATCGGGTTCACCCCCGGTCCTGCGGCGAGCGCGTGCGCTCCGAGGGCGTGCAGGCACTTGACGCGCACGGGCATGCCTCCGGCGGAGATGCCGGCGATCTCGTCGACGACGGCGATGGACTCCCGGTCGGCGAGGTATGCACGGTGGGCCGCCGCATACTGGTCGCGCACGGACTCGTCGGCTTCGAGCAGTTCGTTGTACTCGTTCATCACCTGCGTGGCCTCCAGCTGCGACAGAGCGGCGGTCGCTGCGGGATGCGTGAGGTAGTAGAAGGTCGGGAACGGCGTGCCGTCGTCCAGCCGCGGGGCGGTGGACACCACGGTGGGGTTGCCGCAGACGCAGCGCGCCGCGATGCCGACGACATTGCGCGCCGGCCGCCCGAGCTGGGCGGACACGGTCGCGATGTCCTGGTCGGTCACTGCATCGAAGGGTGGGGTGGTCATCACTTGCCGCCAGGGGTCGAGGTGGGGGTGGGAGTGCTCGCCGGGGCCGTGCCGCCGAGCTGCGACGGTGTCGCGTCGCTGAGGCCGGCGCCCATGAACGAGCCGAAGAGGGAGCCGAGCCAGTCGGTCTCGGTCTTCTGCAGCTTCGAGCTGACCGGCGCATCCTTGGTCTGTGCGGCCGGGGCCCTGTCGTCGATCACGAGGTAGCTGACCTCGCCGGGCATCACGTAGTAGAGCCGGTCGCGCGCCTGCGCCCTGATGTAGCTGGGGTCGTTCCAGCGGGCGCGCTGCTCCTTGAGGTCGGAGACCTGGCCGGACAGCGCATCCACCGCCTTCTGCTGGTCGGCGATCTGCTGCCGCTGCGAGATGAGGCTCTGCGCGGTGGGCGCGAGCACGACGACGGCGAGGATGAGGAGCCCCATCATCACCAGCGAGAAGCCGGAGAAGTGCAGCCCGCGCAGCCAGCGTCCCGTGGCCGATCCCGACGACATGGCGACAGGGACCCGGCGTGTACGAGGCGCAGCCACAAGCCCTCCCAACGCACACGACCAAGATCGGGGCCGACGGTCCCCGCTCGACAATCGTAAGCCACCCACCCGCGCGCTCCCTGTGCTCCCCCGCCGCGCGTCCCGTGATTGCCGGTGCTCCGTTCGGCGAGGTCGCCGCGGGATGCGAAAGGCCCCCGGATCGGCGATCCGGGGGCCTTTGTGCGCGTGCTGTTACGCCGTGAAGCGCGGGAAGGCGCTGCGGCCGGCGTAGACGGCTGCCTCGCCGAGCTCCTCCTCGATGCGGAGGAGCTGGTTGTACTTGGCGACGCGCTCGGAGCGGGCCGGGGCACCGGTCTTGATCTGGCCGGCGTCCGTGGCGACGGCGAGGTCGGCGATGGTGGTGTCCTCCGTCTCACCCGAACGGTGGGAGAGCACGGCGGTCATGCCGTTGCGCTGGGCCAGCGAGACCGCATCCAGGGTCTCGGTCAGGGTGCCGATCTGGTTGACCTTGACCAGGATGCTGTTGGCCGCCTTGAGCTCGATGCCCTTGGCGAGACGCGCCGGGTTGGTGACGAACAGGTCGTCGCCGACGAGCTGCAGCGTGCCGCCCAGCTCGGAGTTCAGGTGCGCCCAGCCCTCCCAGTCGTCCTCGGCCAGCGGGTCCTCGATGGAGACCAGCGGGTAGTTCGCGGCGAGCTCCGCGTAGTACGCCGACATCTCGGCCGCGGTGCGGTCCTGGCCCTCGAAGCGGTACACGCCGTTCTCGAAGAACTCGGTGGAGGCGACGTCGAGGCCGAGCGCGATGTCGCGGCCGACGGTGAAGCCGGCGTTCTGGATGGCCTCGGAGATGAGGTCGAGGGCGGCACGGTTGTGCTCGAGCTCGGGCGCGAAGCCGCCCTCGTCGCCGAGGCCGGTGCTGAGCCCGCGCTGCTTGAGCAGCGACTTGAGCGAGTGGTAGGTCTCGACGCCCCAGCGGAGGGCCTCGGAGAAGGTCTCCGCACCGATCGGCAGGACCATGAACTCCTGGATGTCGACGCCGGTGTCCGCGTGCGCACCACCGTTGATGATGTTCATCATCGGAACGGGCAGGGTGTGCGCGTTCGGTCCGCCGATGTAGCGGAACAGCGGCAGGTCTGCG encodes the following:
- a CDS encoding DUF501 domain-containing protein, with the translated sequence MTTPPFDAVTDQDIATVSAQLGRPARNVVGIAARCVCGNPTVVSTAPRLDDGTPFPTFYYLTHPAATAALSQLEATQVMNEYNELLEADESVRDQYAAAHRAYLADRESIAVVDEIAGISAGGMPVRVKCLHALGAHALAAGPGVNPIGDLALARADWSPEVCECQDYTAG
- the eno gene encoding phosphopyruvate hydratase, giving the protein MAQIEAVGAREILDSRGNPTVEVEVLLEDGTVSRAAVPSGASTGAFEAYELRDGDKDRYLGKGVQKAVDAVLDEIGPAIEGFEAADQRLVDSAMIELDGTENKKRLGANAILGVSLAVAKAAADSADLPLFRYIGGPNAHTLPVPMMNIINGGAHADTGVDIQEFMVLPIGAETFSEALRWGVETYHSLKSLLKQRGLSTGLGDEGGFAPELEHNRAALDLISEAIQNAGFTVGRDIALGLDVASTEFFENGVYRFEGQDRTAAEMSAYYAELAANYPLVSIEDPLAEDDWEGWAHLNSELGGTLQLVGDDLFVTNPARLAKGIELKAANSILVKVNQIGTLTETLDAVSLAQRNGMTAVLSHRSGETEDTTIADLAVATDAGQIKTGAPARSERVAKYNQLLRIEEELGEAAVYAGRSAFPRFTA
- a CDS encoding YigZ family protein, with the protein product MSPFTLSSPVTAEVEVRRSRFIALATPVADREAALAEVARLRAAHPGANHVCWALLAGGHSGMSDDGEPSGTAGRPILEVLRHHDLDGVLGAVVRYFGGVKLGAGGLVRAYTDAIAAALVDAPVVERVPETVLVVAAEYGDAERVRRWADGEGYETGDAEYAEAVRFTLRLPTSRAATARDAVRDLTQGRAVVEG
- a CDS encoding NAD(P)/FAD-dependent oxidoreductase — protein: MPKILIVGGGYAGFYTAWKLEKQLRKGEAEVTIVDPLPYMTYQPFLPEVAAGSIEPRHAVVAHRRHLTKTNVVTAKVTYVDHAKKTATIQPPIGDAYEFEYDIVVVTAGAVSRTFPIPGVADQAIGLKTIEEAVAIRDRVLTNFDKAANLPAGPERDRLLTFVVVGGGFAGIEVFAELRSFASALLKNYPQISFEDTHFHLIEAMGRIMPEVSLPTSHWVIKNLAQRGAEIHLDTQLASAVDGVIELSTGEKFETDLIVWTAGVMANPTIVRHTDLPIEERGRLRVRADLRVGSDDEIIKDAWGAGDVSAVPDLTGGGVGGFCVPNAQHAVRQGKLLAKNIIADLRGELPRQYFHKNLGAVAGLGLGVGVFQSGKLAIKGLPAWFAHRGYHGLAMPSWERKWRVLWGWWNNFWLGRDIVSLAATQHPRAVFEEFAARPKPAVAEAPAVDAPKKAPAKKSAPKEPAEVAAK
- a CDS encoding septum formation initiator family protein, which gives rise to MSSGSATGRWLRGLHFSGFSLVMMGLLILAVVVLAPTAQSLISQRQQIADQQKAVDALSGQVSDLKEQRARWNDPSYIRAQARDRLYYVMPGEVSYLVIDDRAPAAQTKDAPVSSKLQKTETDWLGSLFGSFMGAGLSDATPSQLGGTAPASTPTPTSTPGGK
- a CDS encoding S8 family serine peptidase, coding for MTRLGRAATAVALAGLLGLAAAVAPSSVAHADQVRDLEYWLTDYGFTQAWKTTKGAGVKVAVIDTGVDGSVRDLAGAVVGGTDVSGVGAANGQKPLGDAGSADHGTWVASLLAGRGAGPDSGVLGAAPEASILTASVALGSASGAIGSDEQIATAVRWAVDNGAKVINMSLTRNTLDWPTSWDEAFQYAFDHDVVVVAAAGNRGSGTTEVGAPATIPGVVAVAGVDRQGQASFDASSQGITIAVSAPSEQLVGVSPGGGYVQWAGTSGATPLVAGAVALIRAAHPELKAPDVIERLIKTARAAPGTVPSPIYGYGLLDAAAAVSAKVPHVSANPMGDLSEWVRIHRRADVPTSPAPGKVPATTATPHALPAAPSARVDQLLWPQWTALTGFWLPFSLITGFAALVVLGGVGAFRHFRATGSRE